One Thioclava sp. ES.031 genomic window, CGGGTCGGGGCGCGCGCCCAGACGCTCGGCCAACGCGGTCGAACGGGTGTTGTTCGGGTCGATGTAGCTGACCGCGGTGGACCAGTTCAGATCCCGGAACGCATGCGCGATCACCGCGCGTGCAGCCTCGGCCACGTAGCCCTTGCCCTCGGCGTCTTCCGACCAGACCGACCACGCGATCTCGGCCTCGGGCCAGCTCTCGGGCATCCAGGGACCGAGCGCCCCGAACCCCTGATCCGAGCCGCGCTCGGTCATCACGAACATGCCCCAGCCGCGCAGCACCCAATGGCCGGTGATCGCCGCGAAGCTGCGCCAGG contains:
- a CDS encoding GNAT family N-acetyltransferase, with amino-acid sequence MTVALSPTPVLETERLVLRAPKAADWAAWRDFYMSERSHWFRPVKEPTPEAAWRSFAAITGHWVLRGWGMFVMTERGSDQGFGALGPWMPESWPEAEIAWSVWSEDAEGKGYVAEAARAVIAHAFRDLNWSTAVSYIDPNNTRSTALAERLGARPDPQAAYPGEPPIVVWRHPAPKEAAA